In Lodderomyces elongisporus chromosome 2, complete sequence, the following proteins share a genomic window:
- the YAT1 gene encoding carnitine O-acetyltransferase yat1 — translation MTYQQQDQLKKLPIPDLQQTCTNYLKVLRPLQTDKEYKCTELAVKEFVEKHDNSPSIGAFLDDCLRKYAADKPSYIEQFWYDAYLNYDSPVVLNLNPFFLLEDDPFTQKETSAIDPQIKRATSLTLSSLKFIQALKKEKLSVDTLKNGKPLCMYQFTKLFGSSRIPTNDGCMMQSDPTSNHIVVMSKSQFYWFDVLDSNNNIILHESDLNINFHSIVHDSLLTSNNDIAKSSFGVLTSENRSVWASVRKNVINTNPINKEVLAIIDSALFIMCLDDIEIDDLSELSKNMLCGLSMLDKGIQVGTCTNRWYDKLQIIVTKNGKAGINFEHTGVDGHTVLRFVSDIYTDSILSFAHSINTHAPSLYKSNSNDSSASEEGLITVPRKLEWDLTPDLSLALRFGETRLSDLINQNELRHLEFRSYGSSQIKKMKFSPDAFVQMAFQATYYALYGKVECTYEPAMTKHFFHGRTEAIRTVSQESNMFVRKFFDPQVANTEKSEYLNQACKSHSAQTRLCSNGEGVDRHLYALFCLWKRLLTRYEQKKQGFVFNDDLEFEIPDEIAELPAIFADPGWDRLNNTIISTSNCGNPSLRLFGFGPVSPSGFGIGYIIKDDSISFCVGSKYRQTQRFLITLNSYLQEIAQIWNDVELQKKMNVADAPRVERNNRNLTSLLGGYSYFDVGEEEIKSRGQSPEPPFLAKANSGFSLRDIGKKLRLSEY, via the coding sequence ATGActtatcaacaacaagaccAGTTGAAAAAGCTTCCCATACCAGATTTGCAACAAACATGCACAAACTACTTGAAAGTCTTGAGACCTCTACAAACTGATAAAGAGTATAAATGCACGGAGTTGGCTGTAAAGGAATTTGTTGAGAAACACGACAATTCTCCTTCCATTGGCGCATTCTTGGATGACTGCTTGCGCAAATACGCTGCTGATAAACCAAGTTATATCGAGCAGTTTTGGTACGATGCATATCTAAACTATGACTCGCCAGTGGTGCTCAATTTGAACCCATTTTTCTTGCTCGAAGACGACCCTTTTacccaaaaagaaacaagcgCAATTGATCCCCAGATTAAAAGAGCAACATCCTTGACCCTCTCATCCTTGAAATTCATCCAGGCAttaaagaaggagaaattGAGCGTTGACACATTGAAAAATGGCAAGCCATTGTGCATGTACCAGTTTACAAAACTTTTTGGCTCCTCAAGAATTCCAACAAATGATGGATGTATGATGCAATCTGACCCAACTTCAAACCATATTGTCGTGATGTCCAAATCCCAATTTTACTGGTTTGACGTTTTGGACTCAAACAATAACATTATCCTCCACGAGTCCGACTTGAATATCAACTTTCACTCTATTGTCCACGACTCGTTGCTCACCTCGAATAACGATATCGCCAAGTCCTCCTTTGGTGTATTAACATCGGAGAATAGAAGTGTTTGGGCAAGCGTTCGTAAAAACGTTATCAACACAAACCCAATCAACAAGGAGGTGTTGGCCATTATTGACTCTGCATTATTCATTATGTGTCTTGACGATATCGAGATTGACGACTTGTCTGAGCTATCCAAGAATATGCTTTGTGGATTATCCATGCTTGATAAAGGTATACAAGTTGGAACATGCACAAACAGGTGGTACGACAAGTTGCAGATTATTGTCACCAAGAATGGTAAAGCAGGTATCAATTTCGAACATACGGGCGTTGATGGCCACACTGTGCTCAGGTTTGTCTCTGACATTTATACCGATTCCATATTATCGTTTGCACATTCTATAAACACCCATGCACCATCTTTATACAAGAGCAACTCCAATGACTCCTCTGCAAGCGAAGAAGGGCTCATTACCGTTCCAAGAAAATTGGAATGGGACTTGACACCTGACTTGTCTTTGGCATTGCGGTTTGGCGAAACCAGACTTTCAGACTTGATTAACCAAAATGAATTGCGCCACTTGGAATTCCGCTCTTATGGATCAAgccaaattaaaaagatgaaatttAGCCCAGATGCCTTTGTCCAAATGGCTTTCCAAGCAACTTATTATGCATTGTATGGCAAAGTTGAATGCACGTATGAGCCAGCAATGACCAAACATTTTTTCCATGGTCGTACTGAAGCAATCAGAACCGTTTCACAAGAATCAAACATGTTTGTTCGTAAATTCTTTGACCCTCAAGTTGCAAATACTGAGAAATCGGAATACCTCAACCAAGCATGCAAATCACACTCGGCTCAAACGAGATTATGTTCCAATGGAGAAGGCGTTGATCGTCACTTGTATGCATTGTTTTGCTTATGGAAGAGATTGTTGACGAGGTATGAACAGAAGAAGCAGGGATTTGTCTTTAACGATGATTTGGAATTTGAGATTCCAGATGAAATTGCAGAGCTTCCAGCAATCTTTGCTGACCCGGGCTGGGACAGATTAAACAATACCATCATCTCTACATCAAACTGTGGTAACCCTTCATTGCGTCTCTTTGGATTCGGTCCGGTGTCACCCAGTGGATTTGGTATTGGCTACATTATCAAAGATGattcaatttcattctGTGTTGGATCAAAATACAGACAAACGCAAAGATTTTTGATTACATTGAATTCGTATTTACAAGAGATTGCTCAAATCTGGAATGATGTtgaattgcaaaagaagatgaatgTAGCTGATGCACCCAGAGTCGAGAGAAACAACAGAAACTTGACTTCATTGCTTGGAGGATACAGCTACTTTGACGTTGGCGAGGAAGAAATCAAGAGCAGAGGACAATCACCAGAACCACCTTTCTTGGCAAAGGCCAATTCTGGTTTCAGTTTACGTGATATTGGAAAAAAGTTGAGACTCAGTGAGTATTGA